In Candidatus Binatota bacterium, a genomic segment contains:
- a CDS encoding SDR family oxidoreductase: MDQEGRSEAGEGKWAVVLGASSGFGSAVSARLAAEGYNICGVHLDRRSTMPLADRAREAVEEAGVESLFFNVNAVDRDKMTLVLDQLEPLAGADGVSLLFHSLAFGSLAPLVGEDASASARDSQMAMTLNVMASSLVAWTQELAWRRLLGEGSRVMAMTSAGSTRAAPSYGMVSAAKAALEAYVRQLALELGPRGVAVNAIRAGVTDTPALAHIPGADDLKEHARSVNPGGRLTEPGDIAELVSLLMQPGGTWLTGNVLGVDGGEDIAAG; encoded by the coding sequence ATGGATCAAGAGGGAAGGTCAGAAGCAGGGGAAGGCAAGTGGGCGGTAGTGCTGGGGGCGTCGAGCGGCTTCGGCTCGGCGGTTTCGGCCCGGCTGGCTGCCGAGGGGTACAATATCTGCGGCGTTCACCTCGATCGCCGTTCCACCATGCCGCTGGCCGACCGTGCCCGCGAGGCGGTGGAAGAAGCTGGCGTGGAGTCGCTTTTTTTTAACGTCAACGCCGTAGACCGCGACAAGATGACCCTGGTACTCGACCAGCTCGAGCCCTTGGCGGGCGCCGACGGCGTGTCGCTGTTGTTTCACTCGCTGGCCTTCGGGTCACTCGCGCCGCTGGTGGGCGAGGACGCGAGTGCTTCGGCACGCGACTCGCAGATGGCCATGACCCTCAACGTGATGGCCAGCTCGCTGGTTGCGTGGACGCAGGAGCTGGCCTGGCGGCGCCTGCTGGGTGAAGGATCGCGGGTGATGGCTATGACCTCGGCGGGCAGCACGCGTGCTGCTCCTTCCTACGGCATGGTGTCGGCCGCCAAGGCTGCGTTGGAGGCTTACGTTCGCCAGCTCGCGCTCGAGCTCGGGCCGCGCGGAGTGGCAGTCAACGCCATACGCGCGGGGGTCACCGACACCCCGGCGCTGGCCCACATTCCGGGCGCCGACGATCTCAAGGAGCACGCCCGCTCGGTCAACCCCGGCGGCCGCCTGACTGAGCCCGGCGACATAGCCGAGTTGGTGAGCCTGCTCATGCAGCCCGGCGGCACCTGGCTGACTGGCAATGTGCTGGGCGTAGACGGCGGCGAAGACATAGCCGCTGGCTGA
- a CDS encoding tetratricopeptide repeat protein → MASSGDDKDIEQLFYDGCDLHGERRYDEAMVCFEACLELDPNYRDALLGKAMVYMERGEMDDAINVALRLVELDPDDILAQTNLSMFYQRAGRIEEAEAAGAAAKMLDWKRQLSGEDD, encoded by the coding sequence GTGGCAAGCTCGGGTGACGACAAGGATATCGAGCAGCTGTTTTACGACGGCTGTGACCTGCACGGCGAGCGTCGCTACGACGAGGCTATGGTCTGCTTCGAGGCCTGTCTCGAGCTCGACCCCAATTACCGCGACGCACTGCTGGGCAAGGCCATGGTGTACATGGAGCGCGGCGAGATGGATGACGCCATCAACGTGGCGCTGCGCCTGGTCGAACTCGACCCCGACGACATACTGGCGCAGACCAACCTCTCGATGTTTTACCAGAGGGCAGGTCGTATCGAGGAGGCCGAGGCCGCGGGCGCGGCGGCTAAAATGCTGGACTGGAAGCGTCAGCTATCGGGCGAAGACGACTGA